One part of the Clostridiaceae bacterium genome encodes these proteins:
- a CDS encoding co-chaperone GroES — protein sequence MKIKPLCDRVVIKMLETEETTKSGIVLPGTAKEKPQIAEVVAVGPGGIVDGKEVVMEVKVGDRVIISKYAGTEVKLDGEEYTILRQGDILAVVE from the coding sequence ATGAAAATAAAGCCTTTATGTGACAGAGTTGTAATTAAAATGTTGGAAACTGAAGAAACTACAAAGAGTGGAATTGTTTTGCCGGGTACTGCTAAAGAAAAACCTCAGATTGCTGAAGTTGTAGCTGTAGGTCCTGGCGGAATAGTAGATGGAAAAGAAGTAGTTATGGAAGTAAAAGTTGGTGATAGAGTAATTATTAGCAAATATGCAGGAACAGAAGTTAAATTGGACGGAGAAGAATACACTATCTTAAGACAAGGAGATATTTTAGCTGTCGTCGAGTAA